In the Drosophila gunungcola strain Sukarami unplaced genomic scaffold, Dgunungcola_SK_2 000001F, whole genome shotgun sequence genome, one interval contains:
- the LOC128263123 gene encoding uncharacterized protein LOC128263123 translates to MSANNQKQMAINAGLTRKTKCTRLENPPMSQSYRQQVNDDFGQPKEKIPKMSNNRRNKSSKQQVQDPPTTRTKAVGPDTNQMNYFDQTRASKNPIRAVGGGGGAAVVAQKYQSRLDLNNQASKTIRPPETSGSIQKLTLKEIREFKEPKLVKEPKETRELQETKEFKELKELREPQAHKAPKDAREKVANKSPNRASRHNSNRTKNYFDKYLKFAFDLSTPEGVQQLDAHFFPNQSIGQDPNAPASSNLKRGDQF, encoded by the coding sequence ATGAGTGCAAATAATCAAAAGCAAATGGCCATCAACGCAGGATTAACCCGCAAAACGAAGTGCACCCGTCTGGAGAATCCACCGATGTCCCAGTCATATCGCCAGCAAGTCAACGACGATTTCGGACAACCCAAGGAAAAGATTCCAAAGATGAGTAACAATCGACGGAACAAGTCATCCAAACAGCAGGTGCAGGATCCACCAACAACACGCACCAAAGCTGTCGGCCCCGATACGAACCAGATGAACTATTTTGATCAGACTCGGGCCTCCAAAAATCCGATCAGAGCCgtcggcggaggaggaggtgcaGCAGTCGTGGCTCAAAAATACCAAAGCAGGTTAGATCTAAACAACCAAGCATCGAAGACAATTCGACCACCGGAGACCTCAGGAAGCATTCAAAAATTGACACTCAAAGAGATCAGGGAATTCAAGGAACCAAAGCTGGTAAAGGAACCCAAAGAAACCCGAGAATTACAAGAGACCAAAGAGTTCAAGGAGCTCAAGGAACTTAGGGAACCTCAAGCACACAAGGCACCCAAGGATGCCAGGGAAAAGGTAGCCAATAAATCGCCCAATCGTGCCTCACGACACAATAGCAATAGAACCAAAAACTACTTCGACAAATACCTAAAGTTCGCCTTTGATCTGAGCACTCCTGAGGGAGTCCAGCAACTAGATGCCCATTTCTTTCCCAACCAATCCATTGGCCAGGATCCAAATGCCCCTGCCAGCTCAAATCTTAAGCGAGGGgatcagttttaa
- the LOC128263126 gene encoding LOW QUALITY PROTEIN: uncharacterized protein LOC128263126 (The sequence of the model RefSeq protein was modified relative to this genomic sequence to represent the inferred CDS: inserted 2 bases in 2 codons; deleted 3 bases in 2 codons), whose protein sequence is MQINARDGIQMKNAPGQNRILMLSPSTPVSCCRCVVINMANIPIHNTSTHQLRYKELHSHIVSAFMKKPKLGWGKTAAETIKMHAKRQXTKPGNTSSRNMANMKPKPKTVTKTVGKITSQATHTNAYSRQPNXKTKEERAKFACIFTNFRSEKSK, encoded by the exons ATGCAAATTAACGCTCGAGATGGGattcaaatgaaaaatgctCCTGGCCAG AATAGAATATTGATGTTATCCCCAAGTACACCAGTTAGTTGCTGTCGTTGTGTGGTTATCAATATGGCCAATATTCCAATCCATAACACATCC ACACACCAGCTGAGATACAAAGAGCTACACTCGCATATTGTATCTGCATTTATGAAAAAGCCGAAGTTGGGTTGGGGGAAAACGGCAGCTGAAACTATCAAAATGCATGCCAagaggc aaacaaaaccaggCAACACGAGCAGCCGCAACATGGCAAACatgaaaccgaaaccgaaaactGTAACTAAAACTGTGGGGAAAATCACCTCCCAAGCCACCCACACAAATGCTTACTCCAGGCagccaa tgaaaacaaaagaagaacGAGCAAAATTTGCATGCATATTTACAAACTTTCGTTCGGAAAAGTCAAAATGA